The following DNA comes from Lepidochelys kempii isolate rLepKem1 chromosome 9, rLepKem1.hap2, whole genome shotgun sequence.
CCTGCCTGCAGCCAGGGTCTTTCTTCCAAAAAAATAAAGTTGTTACTAAATGGCCTGCCTGTTGCCAGTATCCGAATCCTGTTAACCTTAAAATCAATGGGATGGGATTGGTTCCTGGCAAAATGTTGCTGTTAAAAGTTGTTACTATATGGATTGCTGTTAAGTGGCATCCACTATATACACAATGAGGGAGAGatactttttgttctgatttcatAAACAGAAAGATACTGTAATGAGGTATACTTATTCATCTTAACACTTACTTGTTTTAGTAGCACTAGAAGTAtgaattttgatgaaaaactggGTGCTTAATGTATTTTAAAGGTTAGATATTTGTGAGCATATAAATCCAGAATGCTACTCCATAATACATCTGTTTCATAAACTTACTGGTATTGAGGCTCTGGGAAGTAGCTGAAAGTTTCAGGCATACTTTCATATGCATAGAAGACGCTATCTAGTTCACATCCAAGTCAATTACAATCTTTccgttgacttgaatgggagttgaATTGACCTAGAGTTCACTTGTTTTGCAAGTGTAAGTTTTTTGAAGTCTTACCGCTGCTGGGTAATTATTGCTAAGAAGGGTTAGCAAtagtttgcttttatttaaacagGCAATCCAGAAGGGTAATACTGAAGTTGCAAGAATACATGCAGAAAACGCAATCCGACAGAagaatcaagcaatcaatttctTGCGCATGAGTGCCAGGGTAGATGCAGTAGCAGCAAGAGTTCAAACTGCAGTAACAATGGGCAAGGTAAGCATGTTTTCATACTTCCATATATAAACTACAGAAAGATAAGGCCCCTGATTCTCCTTTAAACTGTCTTAATTCTATCCCTAAAACAGTGAATTAGTAAGCTTACTGGGATGGCTTGGCAGTCTTCAACTATGGCCCACAGTAAACTAAACTGTGTATGAAGCATTGGCCTGTGAGAATTATGAATTAATTAGTTGGGTTAATGCCACCATCCTTCATATGGTATTGATGCCATTGTTGCATGTTTCTCCTAGTACTCACAGGAAACAAATGTTTCCTATTAGCTAACCAATGTCTTGTGTCACAAATTTTTAAAGATAACTGTCCCTTCCATTTTACAAGTAGATGCACTTGATAAATTGATTTCTTGTGGGTTTCCAAAAAGGCATATAGAAAGTATTTGTTTTGATCTACTATGGAGTATGCAAAATAGCTATGTAACAATAGTTTAGAATCTTTTAGACACAAGTACACTTACCTTTTATGGTCCCAGCTCACAATGACCTGTCTAGTGACCGCATTTTTAAAATAGACTGTCAAGGATATTTCTGCAGTCCTGTTACTTTAGTTTACAATCTTATTAGGTAGCATTTGGGTGGGAGATCCAAGGAAATTGTAAGTACTGTAGGAAAttaattaaatggattttttacctGTCTGTACTGAATCAGTGCCCTGCAGCCCATTTTGTAGCATCGCTATCTTTAAGATGAGAAATTAAATGGAGATCCTGAGCATCTATGGTCAGTAAAGATGCTATGGTATGAAGTAGTGATGTTATTCCTTGTTTATACTGTTGAAAATAAGTGGCTTAGAAAAACCTTTTAAGGTAAACATGCCATGTAACCTAAATTCCCTGTGCAGTTTGTCatatgctgtttttgttttttcttactgTTGTGCAATGTTCCTCTTCACTGTtaaatactccagatatggctaCACTTCAAATATATAAGAattatttcatctgccattgaaGTATGTAACAGTTATCTTTTGGAAGAAAAGGAACATGAGATTATTATTGCGGCCCAAAGGCCTGAAAAGCTtctttaaaaattagttttttaaaGATTCGTGGGCTTGTTTGTGGTGGCCTTGTTTTTATTGCatcctgttgtattaatttagatagaCTATATGGGCTCAAAGATTTAAAGGTGTTAACATGTCCAATATTAAACAATGTTAAACAGAGTTTGGTGTACAGAGACCTAAGCCTGCTTCATACCATGCAGACACACcactacagtttaaaaaaacaactattcaaaagaaacagaaaagtaGGAAAATCAGctgaagcatttgaaatgtaaagtattaagtaaggtttttattttaatgtgccttgtttcctttccctgtgTCTGGAGAGAGTTTTGAAAGGAAATAAACCCTTTGTTGGAAAGTCTTTTGGATGATATTAAAAATGATGATAACTCTCCTTTTTAGGGAAAAGAGGTTTTAGGCTGTGTCTACGCTGCTACTTTTagcactaaaacttttgtcattcaggattgtgaaaaaacaccccccgagCAACAAAcgttttagcgctgaaaagcgCCTGTATAGACAGTGTGGCTCCCGGCGATAAAGCGACCACCGCCTGTTCGGGGTGTTGTTTTTTTACCGCCAGGAGAGCTCTTCCCCGGCGATAAAGTGTGTCTACACTGGCCATGTCACAGTGCCGCTGCAACAGTGCTATAAcatgggtagtgtagacatactcttagttgAGAGGATCCTGGAGCTGTTGATGCTGTTAGTCTGATCCTGCTTCCTTTAAGACAcagaagacaaacacacacagggaaaacaaaacattaaagatAGAAACTGcagtttctgtctctggtgttgacttttgCTTGCATCCTCATTGCTGGAAAAACATGCACAGCCGAAGGTCTTATCAAggcctggcaaacttgtaccagcagtGGGCTGTGTAGGGCATCACATTTAGCTGATTCTTTCTGGTCACAGACTGACAGCAGTGTTGTGAAATGTGTAGTCTTGGCCTGCTAAGCCAGAATCTTATTAGTCagaaggggaaagggaggctaagaaagagaagaaataaggtggagAAAAGGAGACAGGAGTGGGGGAGATTAGGGTTGACCGTCTCACATCCTGGGTGGCATTTGGAAGTTAGCTGGAGACAGTGGAGGTGACAGTGTCATCTGAGTCCCTCTCTTTTGGGCCTGGTGTGGTCAGGACAGTGAAAGCCCAGTGGTATGACAGTAACTCCTGGGGTTCCAGGAGATAGTgggagtggcagccatgatgatAAAGCtcgctccttccccttctctcgTCTTTGTCAGTCAGCATCTACATCCCTCACGTCCCCATGTCTCTTTTTGAGGACACCAAAAGGAATCAGTGGATGGAATAgcccatcctctcattattttgttcactaattaggcctaatttccaagACTGACAACTTTGGTCCATTGGTTTCATGTTTACCAAGTATGAATTTAACGCAGAGCTTGAGTTATATTAGTAGACCTTTTTGTTGAGAGTAACTCAGTCTGTTGGTCTCCCTTTTACATCTTTTACCCTCAAAATTCATTTGTTAGGCTGTTTTGACATGTTCTGAATTTTTATCCACTTTCTCACCGTTACTCACGGCCGGCGTAGGCTTACTAGACCCCAGTTATCACTACAAACATAACTCAAAAAATGCTATATAGATTTCAGTTCCCTGTTGTTTGTGAAATGTCTTTATTTCTAGAGATTCAGCCCAGAGCATTTTTTTTACAGCTAAACTGTAAACTTCTGAAAAGGagggtttatttacagtaaaaaGCTGATAGACCTGAAAACAGCTGTGTAACACCACTATTACAAAATAGTAAAGTTCTTTGGACAGAGATGAGAACAGACAAGTTTACTTAAAAACAGAAGGGGTTAACCAAACTAATGATTGTTTATTATGTGATTTTGTTATAGGTTTATATCTTTTACTTTATCTTTTTTAGGTAACAAAGTCAATGGCAGGCGTAGTTAAATCTATGGATGCTACATTGAAGAGCATGAACCTGGAAAAGGTAGACATACATTTAATTTGGAATTCAGAGGTATAAACTCAGTTTTATACTTTTGCTCTGACAGTATTTGTTTATCTTCAGATATCTGCCTTAATGGACAAATTTGAGCATCAGTTTGAAACACTGGATGTTCAGACGGCACAGATGGAAGACACAATGAGTAATACTACTACGTTAACAACACCACAAGTAAGAATAACTGATATTGCAGCAAGTAAAATACCATGTCACTCAACTGTACACAGACATTATCACTTTCTCTTCTATACCTTCTGCATTTTGAAAGATATAACAGGAGTAGGGGCATTCTCAGTTTAACTTGAGAAATATTTGTGCTACCTTGTGAGCAAAAGAATAGTTTGAGCTGCTAAATGCTCCGATACAAaatgtacatagaatcatagaatatcagggttggaagggaactcaggaggtcatctagtccaaccccctgctcaaagcaggaccaatccccaattaaatcatcccaaccagggctttgtcaagcctgaccttaaaaacttctaaagaaggagattctaccacctccctaggcaacgcattccagtgtttcaccaccctcctagtgaagaatattttcctaatatccaacctaaacctcccccactgcaacttgagaccattactccttgtcctgtcctcatctaccactgagaatagtctagaaccatcctctctggaaccacctcttaggtagttgaaagcagctatcaaatcccccctcattcttctcttctgcagactaaacaatcccagttccctcagcctctcctcataagtcatgtgttccagacccctaatcatttttgttgcccttcgctggactctctccaatttatccacatccttcttgtagtgtggggcccaaaactggacacagtactccagatgaggcctcaccaatgtcgaatagagggggacgatcacatccctcgatctgcttgctatgcccctacttatacatcccaaaatgccattggccttcttggcaacaagagcacactgctgactcatatccagcttctcgtccactgtcacccctaggtccttttccgcagaactgctgcctagccattcggtccctagtctgtagctgtgcattgggttcttccgtcctaagtgcaggacgctgcacttatccttattgaacctcatcagatttcttttggtccaatcctccaatttgtctaggtccctctgtatcctatccctgccctccagcgtatctaccactcctcccagtttagtatcatccgcaaatttgctgagagtgcaatccacgccatcctccagatcatttatgaagatattgaacaaaaccggccccaggaccgacccctggggcactccacttgacaccggctgccaactagacatggagccattgatcactacccgttgagcccgacaatctagccaactttctgcccaccttatagtgcattcatccagcccatacttctttaacttgctgacaagaatactgtgggagaccgtgtcaaaagctttgctaaagtcaagaaacaatacatccactgctttcccttcatacATGGTATGTATACTGTCTCAAGCTCCCCTTTTACAACTAATGTGTTTGAGTGGTGGTATAGCATGACATTTTTTGCCTTTCCTTTGAAATTTATGGAACTTTTGACTaacttttaataaacatttttagTCAAACATACCGACATCAGCTATATCACAATTAAAAAAGCATGGTTCCAAAAGAGTAAAATAGTTTTTGTTTGAAGGATTATATAAAGAAGTCTGCTATGGGGGAAGATGCTTCCTGTGCCCTGATAAAGGAATTATTTCATAATTTGTCATGACTATAGTAACATTTCTGTAGTTGTGATATTCAAGTAGATGTGATTTGTCCAGTCAAGGTTAGACTTAATCATATTTGGAAATATTACAGATCAGTAATTGAACTTGGAGAGCTGATATGCATGGCAGCCATTGTATGAGATGTGCTCCTTGTATTCTGAATTCCTGTAGCTCCCTCTAGTGGTGCAGACTATAAACGTTCAAAATCCGCAGATGCTCCTTTCTAAATCAGTTTTATTAAGACAGTAGAATTTTTGCTCATTACAAATGATACTGTTAATCTTATATTAAATACAATAACAGAAACTGATTCAGTTTTGATTTCCTGTTTTAGAACCAAGTGGATACGCTTCTACAGGAAATGGCAGATGAAGCAGGGTGAGTATGTAAtataaaaaatattgaaaagtagTAATATTTGTGTATCTTAAGGGAAATCGCATCTGGCTCTTACActtgattttaattaaattaactaTCAGATTTCCCTCACTACAAATGTGCTAGTCTTGTGGAACTAAATAATCCAGTGGCTGTATATATGCTGAGCTTTCACCTCTAGATATCATGGCTCAAATCTTCATGAGTGAAAATGGATTGAGATTATAAACCACCACGTGGTTTTGGCATGATTATTTATGCTAAAGTCTAGAACTAGAACAGCTAATTTCTGTCATAAAATCACTTTACAGAAATGGACCATGCTGAGATAGTTAAACCTCTTTATACATGCATGAAGTGCACCCTAGATAGGTTTAACTATCTCAGCATGATCCATTTCTTTATAGTGATCTTACAATAGAAATGAGTGAGGGCAAGGCTACATAACATTTTAAAGTACAAATGTTTAACACTATTGTGCTGTCAGCCTTTAAAAAGGCAGTGAGGGGCATCTGGTTTAATACTAAAAAATGTTTGAGCCCAGGATAGTGCAACTAGGTGATCAGTCAATTCTGCTTTTTTATATACTGTATATCTAGTTTGTTTAATTTGAGTTGATAGAATTGCCagtgatagcaggggactggacttgatgacccaggaggtcccttccagtcctttgtcCTGTGTTCCCCTTACACCCCTTTCATGCCTTCTTTGTAAGGCAGGAGCTGGTGTTACTGCTTTGTTGCCATAAATCCACTGCCCCATGAGCACGAAAACAATGTCCCTGCTGCTGGACTGGGCTTTGCTGGGGATAAGGGAGGGATGGAGAATTAGTGCACCATACTACTACTGGGTTACCTTTATTTGACAGATTTTGTATTAAAACTGTGATGTTAGAATTTGAtaccttattaccagtctgagcCCTGCTTAATCCATTGGTACTATCCAAAAGCATCCCCAGTAAACAGAAATTTTGTTAATTGTCCCAGAAATTATTGCTGTTAACTGTTAGACAATCTCTTTGCTTGGTGATCACCCCGCTTTCCTAATCAAGCTTGGCTAATTAACTGGAGTACAAAGTACCAGGTTGTATTTGAGACACTGATGGCCACACACTATATAGAACACTATTTGTCAATTAATGTGCACCTTGCTGCGGTCAGTtgctatatttatttttgtgataTATATTTGTCTATGTTTTTAATTGTAGCCTTGATCTGAACATGGAACTACCGCAGGGGCAAACTGGTTCTGTTGGCACAAGTGTTGCTTCAGCAGAGCAGGTAAATATTGCTTTGTAATTTTTCTAATCATATGTCACGTTTATGTAGAAGGGTTACTATTGTATGTGatatttaaaattgaaatttatttGCAAACTTCCAGGACCATATAataaattagttttatttttatcaaaataaatgCAGTGTGTAATTAAAATAAGGTTTACTTGCAGGCATAAGGTGTTTGTGTTTCAATGAGTCTACAAGTTGTGCACATACTTTAACTTTTCCCCTGTTCACTAACTGGGGCATCCAGTGTATATACTGGGTCAGGTCCTCTTCTCTTGCTAAGGTCCCCTACGTTTCTGAAGTAGGGCAAAGGGGCCTTAAATTAGCTCTGAATGAGCAGCTCAGGATTCCTCTGTTCCTGCGCAAATCCTCAGCAGAGGTAAAACTGGCATAGCTGTTAACACCCCTTGCTCTGGCGGAGGAAGATTTGAGGGGCTTAGCTTTTAGAGTAATGTGCTTCAGTGATCCTGCATTGGTGAATGATCCTTTAGGGCAAAGTATGTTAGATGGCAGTTCCAGCTTGCACTAAGGTCTGATTTGGCCATTGGCTGGTTCTGGGAATGGCAGAGGTACAAGGTGGTGTAGAGCCACCATCCTACTTCAACTTCTCATCCATGTTGAGCTTGGTTCATTTGAGGATGCAACCAAATGACTCAGTTACAGTGGAGTCAATTAACACTTGTCTCCTAGAAATGCAAATTCTTATCTGGCTCTTGCTTCTGTCTTATTTACTGTTGTGTTTGTGGTGTGACCTTGGATAGTACAAGTCTTTgcatttatcttttattttaaaactaatacaTACTAATGAATATAACTTTTTATTCTGACGTTCTGCAGGATGAACTGTCACAGAGACTGGCCCGCCTACGTGATCAAGTTTAACTTAAGTAGTCAAAGCTGCGGATCTCTGTATATGTTTCCAAAGCATTCACTATGTATACCTCTTACGCTGTATGCAGTATCCCCTGAATgtctaaatatttgtattatatgATACTTCACTTTTGGCTTGCTGTCCTTTCTAAATACATTAAGAAATTCAAAGATATCACAGCCCTTTAATGTTTTTCTAGGTCTGTACAGTACATTTTGAAGTTGGGGGTATATTTTTGCAATTATCTTTTCACAGAACCAAGCTAAAATTCTAAGTCAACTAATAATGTTGGCTCATTCTAGTTGAAGGAAAAGCTGAACACTAATAACAtgatatataatattttaaattataaagtGGGTTTTTTAGATTATGAAAAACATGTACAGTTGGGGAACTGATGCATGCAATTCAGATGATGGTTGCAGTTGACTTGCTTACACAGCAAAATTCATGGAATACACAGATGGACGTGTTGTCTTTGTTAATAAGCATATTAAAACATATAGTCGGACTTGAATCTGGTTTTATGGTCTTTTAAAACTACATTACTTGCAGAGCAACTTAATGGGCCGGTTAAAAATTCGCTACCAAAAGCTGTTTTCACCTAACTGGGAACTTGTATAGTACCGTCACTTCAGTACGGGaggaatacaatttatttttcaatatttttgtctAGATTGTTTGATATATGTATATTAGTCAAGCAAAGTGACTTCATATTACGTTGAGTAAAGCAtgcatgttaaaatatttttgaactgTCATCCTTGTATTCTGTA
Coding sequences within:
- the CHMP1B gene encoding charged multivesicular body protein 1b; its protein translation is MSSMEKHLFNLKFAAKELSRNAKKCDKEEKIEKAKIKKAIQKGNTEVARIHAENAIRQKNQAINFLRMSARVDAVAARVQTAVTMGKVTKSMAGVVKSMDATLKSMNLEKISALMDKFEHQFETLDVQTAQMEDTMSNTTTLTTPQNQVDTLLQEMADEAGLDLNMELPQGQTGSVGTSVASAEQDELSQRLARLRDQV